Below is a window of Microtus ochrogaster isolate Prairie Vole_2 chromosome 5, MicOch1.0, whole genome shotgun sequence DNA.
tgcAGTATCTCCTCTTCTATGCAAGCTTACAATTCCTGGGCAATCTCTTACACCCCCATACCCGTGTGTATAGAACCCACAGACGCATCCAGAATCAGACTCTCAGCTTCCTTTTGGCCACCCTGCAGCTGTTTCCCACCATCTCATCCTCCCCAAGTCATTTCAGTTGCTCATTGCCAGGCACTGCCCATGCCCAGCCGGAACTCGGGGGCTCAACATTACTCCTCTCCTATTGTTCTCTATCTCCTCTTTCTTCAGAGTCTGCACATTTCACTTCCAGAAGAGGTTGCTGGCCCCACCTCCAGAGAGTTTAGCTCACTGGAGCAACCCGACATTTGCACCACCAGCCCCCCCACCCTTATCAATTCTAGATTATACCCTCACCACATGGGCATACACACAACCCTGTTGGGACTAATGATGACTGACCCCAAGACACACTAGTCAGTGCTAGGGACCTATAGAAAACCTACCACCACTGGTGACGTCACCAGAGCCTAGAGGCTTGGCATTAGACCTTTACAACCAACCCCTGGGCATGTGATTACTGACCCAGTCGACCCAGAGCCCCAACCATCCCAGGAGGGCCCTCAGTCCCGGTCTCTCCCAGCACTGTGCTACTCAGATTAGTATCGGACGCTAATTTTGGCGACCAAACCCTGTTCGGGTCCCTCATCTTTGGGGGCGGAGCTCACCCTACCCAAACTGCTGCCACGCCCCCTGGGGCTGCTCATTCTTTACCTCCCCACTCGTTTAGATCATGTGAGCTCATTTAGGGGTGCACACGCCCTCCCCCCAACATGGAATGCCTGCATCCCCCCCACACGCCTTCCCACGTCTCTGCCCACCCTTATACTGCAATTGATGAAGAGCTGCCACGGCTACGACAGACTTTTGTCTCTCGAGCCCCGCCCTCCGCGGGCAGGTCCTCCGACCCAGCCTTATCCCACGGCCAATCTCCAGCCCACTGCCCATCCTCCTCTCCGGGGCATCCCTTTGTCCCGGGGCGACCACCCCAGGGGACCGGCTAGTTCTTCGCCCGCTAGCGCAACGAGAGCCGATCAAGCCTCACCCGCCAGCAGCCGGTCCCCAACGCACTCCAGACCCGTGACCGGGAGGAGTATGAGCTCCGAGGTTGCCCGCGGCCAGATGAAGTCCCGGAGAGCCTCCAGAACCTCCATGTTGCTCCTCAAGCTGCCGCAGCGGCCACAACCAGAAGAGAGCTGCGTTCTCGCGAGAAGCGGCCGCCTGCTGAAGAGCCGCGGTGCAGACCTCCCGAGCCCTTAGCTACAGGTAGCCGAGCCCCTGCGCTCGGCCGCGGCCGTCCAATGACGACGCTCTGCCCACGCGAGCCCGCTCGTGATTGGCCCAGCCAGGGAGCCGCCCCGCCCCCCCAAAAGGCGGGCGGGGAGCGCGGtgggcctcccctcccccacgcgGGTGCTTAGCCGGCCTGCCCCTGGCTCGAAGCCCTGTGGATTTATTTGATGGAGCAGCGAGGAGGCTGTACACCAATAAATAACGTGAAATGGAGGAACTGCGCCTTTCATCGCGGCTGCAGACAGGGAGGGTAGGGCAAGATCAGCCAGAACGTGAGTCTGCGGCAGGACAGAAGACCTGCTGGGTCTCTGACGTTGGTCAGCGGGGGACTCGCATCTGGGCCTCGCGTCAGAGCTCCACGCGGGCTTCACTGTAGGCCCTGTCCAAGGCCCACTCGGGCTGGGAGTCGGCGCCATCTTCCCGCGCCAGGCGAGCCATCTCCTGCTGGAACAAAGCTTGCCGTGCCCGGCTGGGGTCCACATTGATCCAATTGTTGGCGATCCATTTGGTGCCGCGGGTGACCAGGCAGCCCCCATGCAATGAGTAGTCGTCCACTTCACCCACCCAACCTAGAGGAAGAAGGTGGCGTGAACAATGGAACAAGTTGGAGGGAACCCTAGGTTGGACCAGCCTGAGCTGTGCAAACACATAATCCCATGAAAGGACTTGGCACCTCACCCACTAAAGCATCGTCAACGCACTGGCCCTCTGAGCCCAGCTTCTCTGTTGCAGAGCCTGTCCATAGCTCTCCCCAGCCTGGGTTGTTGAGAGAATTTCCCTAgccccagagaacttagaaagGCTGATGCACGAGGAAGATAGGTGGAGATAACCAAAGGGGCAGCACGAGGCCTTCTGTGGCCTAATGAAGTCACTGGTTATGGCAGAAGGCTATTTGAAGGACAGAAACAGCTCTACAGGGCAGCAGACGGGAGAGATCAGGTCCCTCAGGGAAGCCTTTGACCTGGCCATAAGCCCTCACCTTGCCCATCAGGCAGGTAGTTGTACCAAAAGACTGCAGTTCCTTGCTGGGGTTTAACACGAAGGTTCCCTTTGTCACAGTGCCTTCGAGTGTCGCGGAGATCCACATCATCCCGAATGAGACTCTGTGGGAAACAGGATGATGGTGTTTTTGGACTGCCTGCCATTGGATGGTCAGGCAGCCAACACTGGCgagagggagggaaaagtcaCACCCCTCATCCCGGGTCTGGAAGGGTGTGTATACACTTGCCCGAGGCCCTGCCAACCCACGGAAGTCACAGCCCATTGGCCCTTACCATTTCATCATAGGTCCTGTTGTCTGCCACAGGGAAGACAGTCTCACCCCCACCAGTGACGTTGTTCAGATAAAACAGCACTGTCATGTAGCTGTAAGGCAGGGGGGGGCTACTGAGCGGATCCCCAACCGTGGATATTCCCACTTGTGGGCACAGGGCCACAAGGCCAGGCAGACCCCACAGACCCACTCTTCCTGTGTGGCTAAGGTCACAGGTGTGCTTGGGTAAGTTCTATGACCCTGACCTTGACCTGGCTGGAAAAGGTAAGCTTGTGGAAGCAGGAAAAACAGGCAAAGTCTCCTGCAATGGGAAGGGCTGAGCCACTACGGTCACATGACACCCTAACTTGGTGCAGGCAGTGGAGCCAAAATCAGTGTTTCTGGGGCAAGTTTCAGTAGCTGTGGGTACCTAGGTCTGTTCTCATTTGAGTAGACACAAGGGCCAGTAGCTTCTACTTCCCTGCTACCTCCACAAACAGTGAAGGAGAGACTTGCGGGGAAAGTAGGGGCGTGACTGATGAGGATGGCCTCGTGTATCCTGGGCCCCATACCAGGCTATTCCTGTGTCCTCAAGGTATCCAGTCTGGGAATGGATGCCAACCCCCAGGTGGGAGGTACTTGCCGACAGGAGGTCTCGAAGGGCACAGACTCATTGACTACCAGCTTGGTATGGGAACAGATGGTCTCTGGGTACACAGGTCCGCTGTCCACATGGGCATGGTAGTGGCCTCCCTCGCCATATCGAACAACCTGCAGTGGCTCACTGAGCTCCACAATCTCCGGGGAAAGGCGAGTGAGGCGCAGCACCCTGGCAGGCAGAGGGCATTCAGTGAGATGGTCAGCTTAAGGAGCTGACCAGTGTGGATCCTGGGCCAGCCACAAGCTTTATCCCTCTTCACCGCCCCTGGAAGCCCCATAAGCCAGTCTAGACTTGACTTCTACACACAGGAAGACGGAGCTAGGAATGCAGTATAATTGTAGTATGCTGGCCTAATAtgtgcagggccctgggttcaatcccagcaccgcataaactggatgtggtggaggaggtggaagcaggaaggtcagaagttcaaggttatccttggctaggTAGCAAGTCTGGGATACGTGAGACACCACATGTGCgcgcgcaagcacacacacatgcacacacacagagaagaaagggtctgtggtggtggtgatgagctCGCAGACATAGAGATAACCGattaatagagaaaataagaTGGCCATTAAGTCAGAGTCTCACCTCTCCTCTCTGGAGTAAACTTGTTCATTCAAaacctctgtttttattttgtttttcttctgctatttattttttagatgggGTCTGATGTAGCCCAGTGTTTACCTGGAACTTCATAGCCTAGAACAATCTGGAACTCCTAATGCTTCTTCCGCCCCCTCCCAAAATTCCGGGATTGTAGATGTGCATAGCAATGCCCTAGTTTCTGCACTGCTGTGGTCAAACTTCACTTTGTGTGTGCTAGCGAGGACTGACAGCCAGCTTAGCCTCATCCTTCTGGGCTTTGGCGATAGTTTCAGTCTCCAGTCCAGGGCTTGACTGCACACTGCAGCATCACATGTGTGAGGCACcagccccccctcccctgccaagacagtgtttctctgtgtaacagccccggctgtcctggaactccctctgtagaccaggctggcctcagatttacagagatccgcctgcctctgcctcctggggtgctgggattaaaggcgtgcgcgaCGGTTGTTGGCCCACAAGGGCTAATGTGCCTTCATTAGTCGACAATTTTTCAGTGGGTCGAATTCCTATTCTAAGAACTGGAATTTAATTCCACTTCATCAGTTCCATTCTTTTGGTTCTGACAAATGTGTGGAGACCCTGCCCCAGAAAGAACGGTCTCAGGGGCTCACCTCTGACGGATGGCACGCATGACATGGTGCGCACCCTCACCCTGGTGGAGCCATGTATGGTGGCTGTTCCTCACCAGCTCCTCAGATTCTGCCTTGTGGCTCCTCATGTACTTGTGGAAGTCGCGAAGGTCCATGTTGGTAAACTCCTGCAGACTCAGCACTCCTGCGCAGGGTACGCTCATCAGTGTCTGCCAGGCCCGTGTGGCACAAGCACGGCGGCAGGCAGCACCTCCCTACCTACCCCAAAGGTAGCAGCAGCCCCTGGCCTCAGGCACTGGGGGGCCATGCGCACTTGTCCCCACCTGGACTCGGGTCAGATGAACCTGGTTTCTGTCACATCGGGCCCTGAGGGAAGACCCAgagaagtttgttttctgtttaagcCTTGATTTGGTCCCCAGAAGGAAGAAGCCCAACCCTTATTAGAGAGCCCACTTTGCAGGGTCTCCAGAAGTAAGACACTGGAGCTATGTTAAGCTATGATGGCCAGGATGGCCTGGGCTCTGCAGCCTGACCCATAGGACTGTGAGTGATGCTCCAGCCCATAGAGGGCGAGGAGAGAGACCAGCCTGTGCTGAGTATCCTCCAGCACCTTCCACACTGTGGTGTGAAAGCAGAAATAGTTCCCAGAAGTTCCCTCAAATCCCATCCTGAGTGGAACCCTGTTGCCAGTCCTTCTTGCTCCAATACCAGCCACCCTAGCAAAGCAATCCTGACCCACCCCCCAGATGAGAACAGACTCCTCTGTTCCTGCCCAACCCACTAAGCTGGGGTACCTCATCCAGGGCTCTGGAAGGGTTGGTGGATTTGCTGTTATTCTGACAACCCAAGGCAGACCCCTTCCATTCTTTGACCCGACTCCATTAAAGGTGAGCGTGGTGAGCCTGATACCACATTAGAGGGAGTCTAACAGCCCTCCAGCCATAGGAACCTTCCCTCGGGGTTCACTAgcctctgcctgctgcagccagaaGAATCTCCAGCTCCAGAATGTAGACTGCAGGCCACCaaggagaatgggggggggggacacgacAGTTTCCTGCTGTCCATCTGCTTCCCAGGGGTTAAAGCAAAGCtggacccttccttccttccctccctcccttcctcttttcctccctccctctctatcttttcctccctatctctctctctctctctctctctctctctctctctctctctctctctctctctctctctctctctctctctctctctctctgccccacttTAAAAGCAAGGTGTGGGAAGCTGCCTGTTGCAGGGAAAGGGCCCAAGCTTTCCGGGCCATGTTCCTGGGATGAGAGCACAGCTCACAAGCACAGAACTGTGGAAGGTGTGAGCTCACCATCACCATCAGGGTCTGCCTTGATCGCAGCGTACATCTCCTGAATGTTCTCTGGAGTCATCCACCGGCCGTTTCCTAGGCGAGTCTGGGCTAAGACCTAAAGCATAGGAAGGTCCTTCAGTGTAGGGTTTCCCCTAGAAGTAACGGATCACCAAAACAGAGAAGGCACAAATCTTGCTGTAACGCTAAAGACTTCAATGATAGGGGCTGGGTGAGGACACGGGATAACTCAAGGTCTCTGTGCAGAAGTGAGGGTGAGCGGAAGGAAGTCTGTGACATCTGTGAGGGATGCCAGAAAGGAGGTCCACATGCCTGCCGGCTGTGTTCACTCCCAGACCTGCTGGCATTGTGGCCAGGGAGCACTGTTAACTGCTTGGAGGCAGATGAGTACAGGCCTGCGGCACCCACAGATACTCCAGGTGAGGATCGGGGGAGGCAAAGGCCTGATTATGAaggacaggaagcaggaggacATTCGGCTGGAACCTAACTACCACGACCCTCACCCAGGCAAAGCGGTTCAGTGTGAGAAGTGGACCACACCCCGTCAGAAGTCCTTGTGCACAGTGTGTGGGGGACTGAGATACAGGCCGATGGGCACCTCAGAACTTATACTTCGTCATCACCTTTAGACGTGGTAGCAAGGAACCGAGCCCACAGGAGATGCTCTGTTAAAGAGCTCGCAGTACATGCCTCCCCACAAAGGGATTTTCTCGCTGTCCTGAGTCTCTAGGGCAGTAAGAGATTCAGAGGAGAAAGGATAGCCCCTGGGCGTGCCCAAGCAAGCCTGGGGTAGCCTTtgactgcagaggccagggtTAACCTACACCAGTGGTATGGCCACTGGAAAGGTAATGCAGGGTTCTCGCTCCTGTGTGTACTCGGACCCAGGATCCTAACCTCTCGGAGCTGCAGGCGACCATCATGGTTCTGATCCAGCAGCTGGAAAAGGTCCACCTGGCTGAGCTGCATGGTGCTCATTGCCTCCTCATACTCTTCTGTGGGCAGGATCTGGCTTCGTTGTAAGCCCTTCATCTGTGCCAGGTGGATGATGAGGCGACACTCCTCATCACTCAGGAAGCCCGGGATTTCTGCCGGAAGGGGAGGTGGGTAATCTGATGACTGAGTTGGACAAGTACTTTCCCCCCACAAGATTCTTGAGTATTTTCTGTACCTTGATGGCCATCAGAGCTGGGGGACCTTACAtatccatttacacacacacacacccagacttttgttgtttttgagaacaGGTTCTTActgtatagtcttggctggcttggaatttgctctgtagaccaggctggcctcaaactcacagacatctgcctgcctctgcctccagagtgtgggGATTAAGGGTTTGTGCACCTGTATGCTAAGGTTGAGTTGTTTTGCaaggtttttcttgttttttcaaggGGGGTGGGGAGATTCATGGCAGTGAGCAAAAGCCACCAGATGAATTTAATGGCAGAGGGTgggcctctttttaaaaaacaaaagcaaaccaaccaaacaaaaatcaaggggctggagatacggctaagtggttaagagcactggctgctcttccagaggtcctgagttcaattcccagcaaccacatggtggctcacaaccatctgtaatgagatctggtgccctcttctggcctgcaggcatacatggaggcagaatgttgtgtatacatagcaaataaataaatgaaaaaaaaaacccataaatttACTGTAGGCTAAAGATATCTCAAATGGTAGCACTTCTACCGATCTTCAAGTCCTTTGGTTTTCTGGTGGCCAACATGACCACAACAACTGAGGTGGTAGCATGTGTGGGTGGGGGCCCTGCCAGCCTGTTTCCAGGCAGCGACCAGGGCCAGGTGCCACAGGCATCTCTATCTTGGTTTTGTCTATTCTTGGTGTGCTGGCTGCTTTCAATCCCGTCCCTATTTTTTGGCGTGGCCCATATTTTACCAAACGTCTCATTGTTCTCAGTGTGGTAGCTGCCGCGTTCCTGTTGTCTGGACTTGAGCCCAGACAGCTTTTTTTGTTGTGGCTATTGTTTCAGATCGTGTCTCAGGGtacagggtgacctcaaacttgctctgtGCCAAGGaagcccttgaactcctgatcccgcTGCCTTGACCacttcagtgctaggattacaggtgtgtatcacgATACCTAACTTGGCTTCTTCCCAGGTGTATGTATGGAGGGGGGgttgggtttttgagacatgatcacactgtatagccctagctggtttggaacttgctatgtagaccaagatggactcaaactcatagacatctgcctgcccgactctcgagtgctgggactaaaggcgtgtgccaccacacccagctggattTATATCTTATATGTCAGAGAGACAGTGGCTCgttcttccttgttttcctttcagtATTGTTCAATCCAATCATtgaaggcagtggttctcaatcctgctaacgctgcaaccctttcatacagttccccatgtcgtggtgacccccagccagaaagtcatttttgtttctgctttatgactgtaattttgctactgttatgaataataatacaaatatctACTATTTCTGGTGGTTGTTaaggggtcatgatccacaggttgagaaccgctttAAGTAGCTCCAAGGGCCTTCCCCTTGTTCTCCTGCAGAAGTGGTTGTGTCTGTATGCCAAAGGCTGAGTTAGTTACCCAGTATGGGGAAGTCAGCGGGAATTACCTAGCATGCCCCAGTCCTCCATGCCTCAAGTAAAGACTATTAGCCCAGGACTCTGCTCTGTGGCTACCTGTCCACATACGAACCAAGCTGGAAGATGGCCAGAAGGAGCTAGGCCCTGAGCCTCAAGTGTGGACAATCCACATGGCACAGCCCAGGTGCTCCCATGGCAGAAGCCCGAGTCCTTTTAGCTTAAGAAAAGaattccttggggctggagagatggctcagaggttaagagcattgcctgctcttccaaaggtcttgagttcaattcccagcaaccacatggtggctcacaaccatctgtaatggggtcggatgccctcttctggcctgcaggcatatacacagacagaatattgtatacataataaataaataaataaatacatatttaataaaaaaaaagaattccttgaGAGACAAGAAGCCAGCAGAGAAAAGGCCGCCGTTTCTCCCAGTCATCTGCGAGCCTGGCAGAGCAACACAGCCAAGAAGGAAGCTGGCCCTGCAGCAGGATGGGAGCCATGTTCACTAGAGACCACAGCTGAGCGCACTCTGCCAATGGTGCTCAGGTGCACTCAGCATTCCAGGCAGCTCTTGAATCTCTCCGCTCATGTTAGAAGCCAGGCCATTACCTCTCCAGCACTTGAAGAATAGTGCtctgcccaaggccacacagatgtTATACTCAGAACCCGATGGGCAATCAGTCAGCTTTCAAGGGCAGGTGTTGGGACCTCAGCTGTAGCACTGCAGACAGAACAGGACaaagttgcccccccccccaacctgcaGGACTCTAGAAAGGGAGGCAGCAGACCTTAGGAGGCAGACAGTACTGCTAAACAATGGAATAGGCCCAATTGCTCATCAATTATCACCTATTGGTTGCTAAGACAGAGAAcgtaatagaaaaggaaaaaagggccTGAAGTAGAAAACACAGACCCAGATTTTCTTTATTAGGCACCAGGAATCTGCAAGCCAACCAGTGGAGCCAATTCTAGCCCCTACCCCTTGTTGATGAAATCCTagatttgatcccagcaccatataaaaccggttacagtgacacacacacacctgcaatcccagcacttgggaggtggaggaggatccgaagttcaaggtcaccttttgccacttagcaagttcaaggccagcctgagctgcctgAGAACCTGGCTCGGCTCAGGCAAAACAGAACAAGCAAACAGCTAAGTCGGTACGGTGGGTTAAAATTAGGCAGGTGCAGGCATCTGGGTGCTTTGCAAATACCCTCAAGACTTTCTGGGTGGGCACAGCCCTTAacctcagccaggcagtggtggcacactgtctctgcctcccgagtcctgggattaaaggcgtgcaccaccactgcccagctgaaggtttatttttgttagtgTTCCTAGCAGAGGGAAGTAAGCACCCTGGGACAGATGGCATAGGTCAGAGGCCAGTGATGCTGAACCTGTGGGGTTTGGGTTCTTGGTCCATAACCACAAACTACCAGGTCTCCTTTCCACTGGAAATGCAGAAGCCCCGTCTGCCCAAGGGATGCTGGCAAGAGATGAAGCCAAAGGTCACAAAGCTGATTGTTCTACCCCAGCCTAACTTTGCCTCTGAACAGCATTTCCTCAGCTCCCTTTGGGCAGAGAAAGCCGCACCCAGGGCTGGAGCTCTGAACTGTCAGGAGAGGTGAGAATGGATTCTTTTAGGACTCAGAGGCGAGCAGGCTGTATGCTGCGCCCGCTCCTGCAGTGTCCAAAGGGcttttggggagggagggaaggagggggaggagtaCTGCAGGCCCCACCCACCCGGGATGTAGGGCCCTCCCTCAGCCCTCTCTGCGGGAGAGATGACTAAGAAGCTGGTGGGGGAGGTGCACTGGAAAGCTGGAAAGAAGCCGGGGttaagagagaagaggcaggagatgAGGGGGGAAGGGCTGAGGTATGAGATGTGGCCCAAGCAGAAAGCCAGACTGCAGAGCTGTTGCTAGGTGACCAGAGTGCTGTTGCCCAGCAACCAGAGAGTATTCCTTGCTACAAGGCAGTGCCTAGAGCGTGAGAGGCTCCTCTTGATCACCCTGTTTCTCCCACACCACAGGGTCCTTGCCACGTTGCCTCCAGTGACAGGTCTTTAGCCTACTGAGGCTTCTCCTGACCAGTTATCTTGCATAGAGACTTCCCTGTGGGCTACAGTCCG
It encodes the following:
- the P4htm gene encoding transmembrane prolyl 4-hydroxylase, whose translation is MAAAAAVQRPEAETVEEASDPQWPLPPEHRPSVPATRTGDGEEAPVRPLCKPRGICSRAYFLVLMVFVHLYLGNVLALLLFVHYSNGDESTDPKPQHQEESPQSVPTLGPLTRLEGIKVGHERKVQLVAGRDHFIRTLSLKPLLFEIPGFLSDEECRLIIHLAQMKGLQRSQILPTEEYEEAMSTMQLSQVDLFQLLDQNHDGRLQLREVLAQTRLGNGRWMTPENIQEMYAAIKADPDGDGVLSLQEFTNMDLRDFHKYMRSHKAESEELVRNSHHTWLHQGEGAHHVMRAIRQRVLRLTRLSPEIVELSEPLQVVRYGEGGHYHAHVDSGPVYPETICSHTKLVVNESVPFETSCRYMTVLFYLNNVTGGGETVFPVADNRTYDEMSLIRDDVDLRDTRRHCDKGNLRVKPQQGTAVFWYNYLPDGQGWVGEVDDYSLHGGCLVTRGTKWIANNWINVDPSRARQALFQQEMARLAREDGADSQPEWALDRAYSEARVEL